In the Tribolium castaneum strain GA2 chromosome 1, icTriCast1.1, whole genome shotgun sequence genome, one interval contains:
- the LOC107397699 gene encoding uncharacterized protein LOC107397699, with translation MDKKRYGVHNDLLQSLKDFQISLRRTTMPFVTLANVSINSGEALRLNIQAEGGRISIPEFPLGPRGLQRFRPPRQTLIEIGTTKVRIDLFRGVYIIIEFDTTDERAIFITTMGNLNEESSSSDSSSSSRDSSLDGGGESDESGFRGTTENEI, from the exons ATGGATAAGAAGAGATACGGGGTTCATAATGACTTGCTTCAGAGTTTAAAAGATTTTCAAATCAGTTTGCGGCGAACCACGATGCCATTCGTCACATTAGCAAATGTCAGTATCAACAGCGGGGAGGCCCTGCGCTTGAATATACAAGCTGAAGGGGGTCGTATCTCCATTCCCGAATTTCCTTTAGGACCAAGGGGTCTTCAGAGGTTCCGGCCACCAAGGCAGACTCTCATTGAGATAGGAACAACAAAAGTGAGAATAGATTTATTTAGAGGAGTATATATCATTATAGAATTTGACACAACTGACGAAAGGGCCATTTTCATAACAACGATGGGAAACCTGAACGA AGAATCCAGTTCAAGCGATTCAAGCTCCTCGTCCAGAGACAGTAGTCTTGATGGTGGCGGCGAGAGCGACGAGAGCGGGTTCAGGGGGACAACAGAAAATGAAATCTAA